AAAGCTATCTCTCAAATATACTCAATTACTCTTTATTTTATAAAACCTGCCGTAAAACCCATTCTGAGGGATTGCAGCGGTAGCTTGGTGCTACGTAGGAGCAGCAACTACAAGCCTAAAGCACGACGGTAAGCGGCAAACATAAAAACGAAATAAATGGTAAAAAGCTGCGAACCGGCACCCCCTAAAAATAAAATTAAAATCATTTATGGCCTATTATTGATATCCGCGCTTCAAAGGCCTACATACAAAGCCAAGAGAGAATAAAATATTTTAGCAAAAGACATTGCATTATAGAATAAAAAGGATGTTCAATTGTATATTTTATCCTTCAATTAAAAACAAAAAGCACCACAGATTTGTAGTGCTTTTGAGAAATTTATAGATCAATGACTAACCCGGCACACGGGAAATATATTTTTGTATTTCTTTGATTTGATTCACCACTTCTGGTGTAGTAGGGTTACAAGCTTTTGCTTTTCGGAAAAAATCTTTAGCCGCTCGAAACTCACGTTTATTCATCATTATCTGACACATCCCTAAATTAGCCACAGCCTTACTTTCGTTATCTGGAATACCTAATTTTAAAGCCGCACGTAAATAGCCTTCCGCTCCACGCATATCGCCTTTCTGCATGGCCATCATTCCGAGTTGTAATTTGTTTGCACCTTCGGCTTCCGGCATTGAAGACCCGATTGAAGAAGATTTCTTCAGGTTCTTTTCAGCCTCGTCAAAATCTTGATTCATCATCGCCAAATTACCTTTCAAAGTATAATAAGTAGAACGAACTGGTTTGATAAGCATACCGGGAAACCAGATTGAATCCATTATCTTTTTCACTTCTTCCACATTACCTTCTTCCATAGGCTTTTGAATAAGACGCAAAGGGCCAATTAAAAAATGCGACAACAAACCAATCAACGCTATAAAATATAATGGAAACATTGCCCAAAAACCTACCGTACCGGAAACATTTAAGATCACAGCCAAGATTGCCAATAAAAGGCTCAACCAAAAACGGTATTTAATAATCAAATTGTAAAACTTCATCTTATCATTTTTTTCGAGCGGCAAAGATAAGTCCTTTGCACCTTAACTGTACATAAATAAATTATTATTCCTAATAAAGCATTTCTATTTCAAATTAGATACCTTACTTTTGCTGCACTCCAGAAAAGGTCTCGTAGTTCAATGGATAGAATAGGAGTTTCCTAAACTCTAGATACAGGTTCGATCCCTGTCGAGACCACTAAAGCGCAGCAAAAATGTAGCGCTTTTTTATTGATATTATTGTTTTAGAATGGTAATAACCTTTATCCTAGATAAAAACATCTTTAAACAAATTCATACAAATCAATTGATTCTTTAGAGGTTTCGGCCCTTCTTGCTTCCTCTTCCCATTTATTATTGTAATAACCTTTTTTAAAACTTTCCAATAAATATTTGCCGATAAACTTAGCAAAACCATATTTTTCAAATTGCTGCACGTGAGTTAATTCGTGCCTTACCCATGGCTCATCCTTCATAAACGCTTCTTTATTTACTCCAAATAAATAGATTTTATTACCCATAGTAATAGCCACCCGCTTTTCTTTTAATTTAAAAGCAGCTAATTTCGCTATTACCGAATTTTCAATAACCTTGATTTTCATCTACACAAAAATAACTTTAGTTCTTAGGATAATAATGAATTAACAATTACAGGGTTTTAATTATACTGTAAATAAAAAAGTCAGAAAAATATTTGAAATACTAAATTAATTAGTATATTGCGACTAATTCAGTTAGTAATTAAATATAAATTTATGAGTCACGCAGGAAAAAATTTACGTTTTTTAAGAAAATTACGTGGATGGACACAGGAACAGTTTGCGAATAAAATCTCTATCAAACGCTCTCTACTAGGAGCTTATGAAGAAGAGCGTGCTGAGCCTCGAATAGAGACTTTACAAACAGTATGTACCTTGTTTAAATTGAGTATGGATGATATTTTGCTGAAAGATTTGGAAATTCCCAATGGCGGCGGTAGTTATATCGACAAGCGCCGCGCCCAGAAAATGGCTAGCTCTTCTTCAGCCGAGATACATTTTGTCCCTGTAAAAGCGGCTGCAGGATATTTAGCCGGTTATGCTGATACAGAATTTTTAGATGAGCTGAATACTTTCACTTTACCCATGCTGGCTCCCGGATATTATCGTGCTTTCGAAATCGTAGGCGACAGCATGCTTCCCACTCCGAGCGGTAGCGTAATAGTGGGTGAAAAGGTTGAAAACTTTGAAGATGTAAAGAACAACAATGCTTACATTGTTGTTTCACGTAATAATGGAATAGTATATAAGCGGATTAATAGAAATAACCGCTCTAAAAATAATATCACTTTAGTAAGTGATAATCCTATTTATGATCCCTATCAAGTAGAAAAAGAAGATATTCTGGAATTATGGAAAGCACAAATGATTATTACTAAAGCAACTGTTCAAAATCGTTGGGATGTAGGTCAATTAGCTGGCATGGTAAATAATTTGCAGGAACAAGTTTCTTCTTTAAAAAAGAAAATGAACTGATCTTAATTATTAACACCAGGAATTATTGCCCTATTCCATAATAGCAGTATCCTGCTTTATGCAAAAAAACATCATCGTAAATATTGCGTCCGTCAAAGACTACGGCAGTTTGCATGTTAGCCTTTATGAGTTGCCAATTCGGTAAACGAAACTCATTCCATTCAGTTACTAAGGCAATAGCACCGGCATCCTGAGTCGTTTCATAGACGTCTCTGCACCAAGTAACTTTTTCGCCTAGTTCTTTTTTGGCTTCTTGCATGGCTATGGGGTCAAAGACTTTTACAATGGCGCCTGCTTTTAGTAAATCTTCTATTAATACAAAAGCAGGTGCTTCTCGAATATCATCGGTATTAGGCTTGAAAGAAAGGCCCCAAACAGCAATGGTTTTACCTTTTATATCATTATCAAAATGCCTTGTAATTTTTTTAAATAAAACTTTCTTTTGCGCATCATTTATATGCTCTACCGCTTCCAATAACTGTAAGTTATAACCATTATCCTTTCCGGTTTTCACCAATGCTTTTACATCTTTTGGAAAACAAGAGCCGCCATATCCTACTCCTGCATACAAAAACTTTTTGCCAATACGCGGATCAGATCCGATACCTGCTCGAACATGCGTGATATTCGCACCGACTATCTCACAAAGATTGGCAATTTCATTCATAAAACTTATACGTGTAGCCAACATAGCATTGGCTGCATATTTAGTCATCTCTGCAGAGGGAATGTCCATATATAGAATACGATACCCATTCAATAAAAATGGTTTATATAAAGTATCCATCGTTTCTTTAGCGCGTTCACTATCAATGCCCACAACAATGCGGTCGGGACTCATAAAATCTTTAATTGCAGCCCCCTCTTTTAAAAATTCCGGATTAGAAACCACATCAAAAGTTGTGGTTTGATTATTTGATTGAAGCCCCTCGTTAATGGCAGCCCTTACTTTTTCAGAAGAGCCCACAGGAACGGTACTTTTAGTAATAACAACCGCATATTTTTTTATACAATTCCCGATTTCCTTTGCTACCGCCAAAACATAGCGCATATCAGCGCTGCCATCCTCCCCTGGAGGGGTGCCCACTGCTATAAAAATAGCTCCGACATTTTCAATATTAGCTGCTAAAGAGGTACTAAAACTTAACCGTTTCCCTTCTACATTTCTTTTTACAATCGTTTCGAGACCTGGCTCGTAAATAGGAAGAATTCCCTTATTAAGATTATTTATTTTATTTTCATCAATATCTATACAACAAACCTCCACCCCAATATCTGCTAAGCAAGCACCGGTTACCAACCCTACATAACCCGAACCAACTACTAATACTTTCATTTGTCGCTGTTTTTGTGGCCTCGCCAAGAATCGAACTTGGATCTGGAGCTTCGGAAACTCTTATACTATCCATTGTACTACGAGGCCATTTTATCTTTACGCTATTAGGTCCGCAAAGATAATCTTCCATTTTTTATTTCTAGCAGAATTAAGATTTTTCTTCCCATATTTGCACTAGACGCACCAATACTTCAACTGCTTTTTCCATGTCGTCGACACCAATCCATTCGTGCTTGCTATGAATGGCCTGCATTCCCGTAAAAATATTCGGACAAGGCAAACCCATGTAACTCAAGCGACTTCCATCGGTACCTCCGCGAATTGGTTCATTACGCAGACTGAGCCCTGCTTTCTCATAAGCAATCTTGGCGTATTCTGCAATCTTAGGATATTTCACCAATATATCTTTCATATTGCGGTATTGCTCTTTTACTTCAAAATCGATAGTTACACCTTTGTATTTTGAGGCGATTTCTTCTGCAATATTTTGCAATCGTTCTTCGTGCTTTGCCAAATTATCGGTAACAAAATCACGTACAATAAAATCAATAATTGCTTTTTCTGCAATACCCGAAACACGCACCGGATGTACAAATCCTTCACGCTTCTCTGTCGTTTCCGGGCTAAATTCATTTTTGGGCAAAGCATCCAAAATCTCTCCTGCAATTTTTATGGCATTCACTAATTTCCCTTTAGCATAACCGGGATGTGCAATCACACCATTCACTATTATTTTTGCAGCATCGGCGCTAAAAGTTTCATCTTCAAAAGTTCCACATTCACCTCCGTCAAGCGTATAACCAAAGTCTGCTCCTACTTTTTTCAAATCTACTTTTTCAGTACCACGACCGGTTTCTTCGTCGGGCGTAAACAATATTTTTATATCTCCGTGTTTTATTTCTGGATGAGCAATTAAGAAATTAGCCATATCTACAATTATTGCAACGCCACTTTTATCATCAGCACCCAGAAGCGTAAGTCCGCTCGCTGTAATAATATCTTTACCTATATGTTGCTTCAAATAGGGATAATCCTTTACGCGAATAATTTGTGTATTATCATCGGGCAACACAATATCTTCACCAGTAAAATGTCGATGTACAATAGGCTTCACATTTGATCCCGAACAATCCGGCGCAGTATCTACGTGGGAGCAAAAACAAATTACCGGGACTTTTTTATCTGTATTAGAAGAAATAGTAGCATATACATAACCATTTTCATCTATTTGCGCGTCGCTCAATCCTATTTGTTGTAATTCGCTTACTAATATTTTGCTTAAATCTTTTTGCTTTTCTGAAGAAGGAAAAGCCATATTCTCCGGATCGCTCTGTGTATCTATTTGTACATAATGTAAAAATCTTTCAGCTACCGTAAAGGAATATTCTTGAAACATATCTATATTATTTTGTCGCAAAATACGACTTTAACCCAAATGTCTTATAAAGTTGCCCCCGAAACGAAGTTCGACGAAGTCAATGCACCGTTTTTCCATTTATATTTCTTGCAGAAAAATAAAAAACATTTTCTTTTCTTCAACTTTGTATAATTTAGTGCCTCAAAATTCATCATTCTTCATGGCACATTGGTTAGTCAAATCAGAACCTTTTAAATACAGTTGGGAAAAATTTTTGCAAGACAAACAAACTTTCTGGGACGGCGTTCGCAATTATCAAGCGCGTAACAACCTGAGAGAAATGAAAAAAGGCGAAGAAGTTTTTTTCTATCACAGCAACGAAGGGATGGAAATTGTGGGTATCGCCAAAGTTGTAAAGGAATCCTATCCTGATCCAACGACAGACGATGAACGCTGGTTAGTCGTCGACTTGAAACCTGTAAAAACATTAAAGAAAACTGTTAGTTTGGCACAGATGAAAGCCGAAAAAAGACTGCAAAATTTAGCCTTGGTAAGACAAGGTCGATTATCTGTCTGCCCGGTAAGTGACGAAGAATGGGAAGTAATCTTAGAATTGTCGAATAAAAAATAATTTTACAATCCCACACGAAACCTTACGCCCATTTCACCGAGGTGAATATTTTGATTAGCTAAATTATTACTCATCGGTATACTTATAAATGGTTCTACCGAAATGCTTTTCATTTTATTACTAATTTTTTGTTTATAACCGAAAGAAAAATTAAGGAACCCTGCAAAATTCTGGTTATTCAACTGAGATGAAGGAACCTCTTCTACAGCTTTTGTATCTGCACTGTTCACAAGGCTTTGTGTCTTTAATAGATTACCATTATTTGCAGCAAAACTACTTGTCTGATATTGATTCACCGCGTAGTGATTCTGTTGCGAATTTGACAACACCGCCATAGCTGAAACCCCAGCACTCGCATACAAATTACCATTGAAATGATAACTAATTTCAATTGGCAAATTAATACCGGTCACGTCTGCTTCTATCGATTCTAAGGAACGACTACCCGCAACAACCGTATTATTGGCTACATCTTTAGAGCCTGAAAGCTCTGTATAAGCTAAACCGGAATTTAGTGAAAGCTTTTTAGTAAGTTTATAACCTACAGCGACTCCATAACCCATATTTAATTTACTATTATTACCCACTGACGGTGTTACCACTACGCCAAGGCTCCATTTTTTAGTATCCCCATTATTGATCACATCTTGATTATTATTAAATGCCATTTGGCCTAAATACAAGTCTTTTCTTTGTTTATCTTCTTGACTGTTGTACGGCATCCATATTTTTGGAAGCTTAGGCTTCTGTTTTTCTTTGGCTATCATTAATTTATTAGAAGTATCCTTATGTAGACTATAATTTGGCAGATGGTTATTAACCTGTCTGAAGGTATCAATAAGGATATCCTTCTTCACATAAGTAACCGTATTCCCCTTTGAAAAATTCGTAGTAGAGTTGTCGTTAGAAAGCTGGAGTTTTACTGAAGACTTATTAGTCAATTCCTTTTGCTTTAGCAGATTATCATTTGCATTTACATTTGTGTGTTGATTTTTATTTCCCAGTAAACTAGGGGTAAGTACAATTTCAGAATTTGCATTATTATTTAAAACACTGAGAGAGTTACTAAAATACAAAAAGGCTCCTAAAGCTAGCAGCAACAATATAGAAGCGGCCGCAGCAAATCTGCGTAAATGGACCAATTTGGGTCTTTTATTTTTTTCAAACTGAACAAATGACTCCCAGGCACCGGTTTTATAAGCGTCCTCATGAACTTTTAATTGCTCTGAAATATGTTCAATTAATTCTATCTTTTCATTCTTCATCTAACGATGATTTTATATTTGTTTTATTTATATAATTCTTGTTTTTATGATACTACTTTAAATTGTTGTTCATATAATACTCTCAATCTGTTTTTTGCCCTTGTCAAAAACACCCGGGAACTACTTGAAGGAATATGTAAAATCTTCGCAATTTCGTCGTGGGAAAACCCTTCAATTTCATATAAGTTAAATACCAGCCGGTGTGTTTGAGGTAATTTTTCCATCAAAGCCAGGATTTCATTTATCTCCATTCTATTTTGTACAAAAGTCGTTTCCAATTGATAATCAACTTTTTCTAATTCATCTGTAAGAAAGCCTTTTTTATCTTTTCTTAAATGATCGATAGCTATTCTCGATGCAATAGTCCCAATCCAGCCTTTAAATGCTTTTTTATAATTTTCTTCATCGCCATTATTTTCAAAAGATGAAATATTATTAAATATTCTAATAAAGCAATCATTGACCAGTTCTTCAGCATCGTTCTGTTTTGTAATATAACGAATCATCACTCCCATTATATAGCCATAGAAGGACTTGTACATCTGCTCTCTAGAGTAGATGTCATTTATTTTGCAGCCTGCTACTATATTTTTAATGCTACATCCGTTAACTATCATCCTTTAGGGATCTTCTGTTTATTGCGATTTCAATTGTATTAATACAAACTTACTAAAGGTTTACAAACCAAATATCATCCCGAGGCTAGTAATTAGCCAGGGAATGATATTGCACATGCTTATATTTATTATGGTCTTTAACGGTTGAGTCTTACCTATTTCGCATAATGGATAAACCAATTTTTGTGCTATCCGCATTACTGTTTTCAAAACCTCTTGCCCACAGTGTATAGGCCTTCCCTTTTTCTATTACTACATTATTCAAAGTGGCCAATACTGTGTTACTCCCCTTCTCCTTTACTTGAAATGTATAATTCGAAGAAGGTGCAATTGATTGGAAATTAGTCCCTTTCGTGTAAGCAATATTATTAGCCAACGTGTCTGAATTCGCAACAATAAGATTCAGACCTTGTGAGTTAGGCGAGAAATTTGCAAATCGAATACCTGCCATCGTAGAATCCGGCAACATTGCTGTATCTCTCAGACAAGTAAGTCTCGCATTACTCAAAGAATCTGAAATAAAGATGGAATAAGCTTCCCCAGGCTCTAGGTAGAATTGCTGAGAAATCACTAAATTATAAGAATAAGGTAATGTAAACCCAAACACCCTATAGCCCGGATAAGCCGGCAAATAAGCGATAGCACTATCATAAGAAAATAATGCAGGCAGTTCTTTGCGCTGACCATCCGCGATGAAATTTAAGTCGGGAGAGCCTGGTGACGCATTTATTAATGCGATACCTGCAACCTGAATACTTATTCCATTTGGACGATTGTCTCTCAAACAAGAAGAAAAAACACCAATTATTGCTGCCAAGCCAACAAGAAGACTTATTCGAGCTAAAGAAAAATTCCGTTTCATATCAAATTGTTTTATCTGTATTTGTTCTTAGATAAAAAGCCATTATCAATTAGAAAAAAGAGGTTTTCATATCTCTTCATCTTTTGCTAATTAAAAGGCTTTAATTACTACCAAAAACGCATATTCCTTTCTCTATGCTACACCAATCTAATATTTCTTTTGATCATTGCAAGTCACCGCTATTAAAGGATATATGACTTTGGCTTGCTATTTGTTATAACTATCATAACATAAATTTTTAACGTTAAATTCTACTCTATGAAAAAATTATTCTTTGCACTAGTCTTACTTATGTCTATAGCATTTGTTCAAAATGTAAATGCCCAAAACAGTTATAGAAACGCTGCCGGTTTATTTATTGATGTTGGTAATGGCGGGACTTATGTAGGTCCAAGTATAAAACATTTTTTCAATCCAAAAGATGCACTTCAAGGAATGATTATTTTTGGAAATGGTGCTACCATACTAGGAGCAGAATATTCCTATAATGCTCCTATAAGAAATGCCAATGGACTTATGTGGAATGTAGGTATTGGTCCCCAAGTCCTCTTAGCTGATCATTACAGCGATTTTATTGTTCGTCCTTCCTTAGGACTTGAATATAAAATTCCGGGAGCACCACTTGATTTTGGTTTCGACTGGCGTCCCTGGTGGACGGTTACGCATGGCTCACATTTTGAAGCAGGTCGCTTCGGTTTGGGTCTTCGATTTGTGTTCAACTAAACAAAATTTAGTTTCTGCACAAAACATTATCCTTTTAAATAAATGTATACCCCGCAAGTATTTTATCATATTTCGCGGGGTAATTTTTTGTACCCATTATATAACTAAAATATTTATCAAAATAAATACTAAAATAATTAGTTAACTATTAAAAATAAAACCTTACATTTGAATTCTGAAAGCTGTAAACAAATAATCAATATAAGATGAGTAACGTAAACGTAGAAAAATTAAAGGCATTAAAGCTTACCATTGATAAAATAGATAAAGATTTTGGACGTGGCAGCGTAATGATGATGAACGAAAAACCCAATCAGGTGATTGAAGCCATTTCTACAGGCTCTGTAGGACTGGATACAGCATTAGGAATTGGAGGTTTACCACGCGGAAGAGTTATCGAAATCTATGGTCCGGAATCTTCGGGTAAGACTACTCTGGCTATCCATGTAATTGCC
The Arachidicoccus soli DNA segment above includes these coding regions:
- a CDS encoding tetratricopeptide repeat protein, producing the protein MKFYNLIIKYRFWLSLLLAILAVILNVSGTVGFWAMFPLYFIALIGLLSHFLIGPLRLIQKPMEEGNVEEVKKIMDSIWFPGMLIKPVRSTYYTLKGNLAMMNQDFDEAEKNLKKSSSIGSSMPEAEGANKLQLGMMAMQKGDMRGAEGYLRAALKLGIPDNESKAVANLGMCQIMMNKREFRAAKDFFRKAKACNPTTPEVVNQIKEIQKYISRVPG
- a CDS encoding XRE family transcriptional regulator; this encodes MSHAGKNLRFLRKLRGWTQEQFANKISIKRSLLGAYEEERAEPRIETLQTVCTLFKLSMDDILLKDLEIPNGGGSYIDKRRAQKMASSSSAEIHFVPVKAAAGYLAGYADTEFLDELNTFTLPMLAPGYYRAFEIVGDSMLPTPSGSVIVGEKVENFEDVKNNNAYIVVSRNNGIVYKRINRNNRSKNNITLVSDNPIYDPYQVEKEDILELWKAQMIITKATVQNRWDVGQLAGMVNNLQEQVSSLKKKMN
- a CDS encoding RNA polymerase sigma factor; amino-acid sequence: MYKSFYGYIMGVMIRYITKQNDAEELVNDCFIRIFNNISSFENNGDEENYKKAFKGWIGTIASRIAIDHLRKDKKGFLTDELEKVDYQLETTFVQNRMEINEILALMEKLPQTHRLVFNLYEIEGFSHDEIAKILHIPSSSSRVFLTRAKNRLRVLYEQQFKVVS
- a CDS encoding UDP-glucose dehydrogenase family protein; translated protein: MKVLVVGSGYVGLVTGACLADIGVEVCCIDIDENKINNLNKGILPIYEPGLETIVKRNVEGKRLSFSTSLAANIENVGAIFIAVGTPPGEDGSADMRYVLAVAKEIGNCIKKYAVVITKSTVPVGSSEKVRAAINEGLQSNNQTTTFDVVSNPEFLKEGAAIKDFMSPDRIVVGIDSERAKETMDTLYKPFLLNGYRILYMDIPSAEMTKYAANAMLATRISFMNEIANLCEIVGANITHVRAGIGSDPRIGKKFLYAGVGYGGSCFPKDVKALVKTGKDNGYNLQLLEAVEHINDAQKKVLFKKITRHFDNDIKGKTIAVWGLSFKPNTDDIREAPAFVLIEDLLKAGAIVKVFDPIAMQEAKKELGEKVTWCRDVYETTQDAGAIALVTEWNEFRLPNWQLIKANMQTAVVFDGRNIYDDVFLHKAGYCYYGIGQ
- a CDS encoding EVE domain-containing protein, whose amino-acid sequence is MAHWLVKSEPFKYSWEKFLQDKQTFWDGVRNYQARNNLREMKKGEEVFFYHSNEGMEIVGIAKVVKESYPDPTTDDERWLVVDLKPVKTLKKTVSLAQMKAEKRLQNLALVRQGRLSVCPVSDEEWEVILELSNKK
- a CDS encoding DUF4397 domain-containing protein, with product MKRNFSLARISLLVGLAAIIGVFSSCLRDNRPNGISIQVAGIALINASPGSPDLNFIADGQRKELPALFSYDSAIAYLPAYPGYRVFGFTLPYSYNLVISQQFYLEPGEAYSIFISDSLSNARLTCLRDTAMLPDSTMAGIRFANFSPNSQGLNLIVANSDTLANNIAYTKGTNFQSIAPSSNYTFQVKEKGSNTVLATLNNVVIEKGKAYTLWARGFENSNADSTKIGLSIMRNR
- the pepT gene encoding peptidase T — encoded protein: MFQEYSFTVAERFLHYVQIDTQSDPENMAFPSSEKQKDLSKILVSELQQIGLSDAQIDENGYVYATISSNTDKKVPVICFCSHVDTAPDCSGSNVKPIVHRHFTGEDIVLPDDNTQIIRVKDYPYLKQHIGKDIITASGLTLLGADDKSGVAIIVDMANFLIAHPEIKHGDIKILFTPDEETGRGTEKVDLKKVGADFGYTLDGGECGTFEDETFSADAAKIIVNGVIAHPGYAKGKLVNAIKIAGEILDALPKNEFSPETTEKREGFVHPVRVSGIAEKAIIDFIVRDFVTDNLAKHEERLQNIAEEIASKYKGVTIDFEVKEQYRNMKDILVKYPKIAEYAKIAYEKAGLSLRNEPIRGGTDGSRLSYMGLPCPNIFTGMQAIHSKHEWIGVDDMEKAVEVLVRLVQIWEEKS
- a CDS encoding DUF4157 domain-containing protein, giving the protein MKIKVIENSVIAKLAAFKLKEKRVAITMGNKIYLFGVNKEAFMKDEPWVRHELTHVQQFEKYGFAKFIGKYLLESFKKGYYNNKWEEEARRAETSKESIDLYEFV